In a single window of the Nocardiopsis composta genome:
- a CDS encoding acyl-CoA carboxylase subunit epsilon, translating to MSPEMTDESGPHLSIVRGDASPEEIAALVAVVTARVRAARAADGAAAAGQRPDSAWRRSARAPRRIAEPGPGAWRRSLHPG from the coding sequence GTGAGCCCCGAGATGACCGACGAGAGCGGACCGCACCTGAGCATCGTGCGCGGCGACGCCTCCCCCGAGGAGATCGCCGCCCTGGTCGCCGTGGTCACCGCGCGCGTCCGGGCGGCCCGGGCGGCCGACGGGGCCGCCGCGGCCGGGCAGCGCCCCGACTCCGCCTGGCGGCGGAGCGCCCGGGCCCCGCGCCGCATCGCCGAGCCCGGCCCCGGCGCCTGGCGGCGCAGCCTGCACCCGGGGTGA
- a CDS encoding acetyl/propionyl/methylcrotonyl-CoA carboxylase subunit alpha — protein sequence MRKVLIANRGEIAVRVARACRDAGLGSVAVYADPDRDALHAKVADEAYALGGDTPGESYLSIAKLLDVAARSGADAVHPGYGFLAENAEFAQAVIDAGLTWIGPPPSAITALGDKVQARHIAQKVGAPLVAGTPDPVSGAEEVVAFAEEHGLPIAIKAAFGGGGRGLKVVREMDQVADAYESAVREAVTAFGRGECFVERYLDRPRHVETQCLADAHGNVVVVSTRDCSLQRRHQKLVEEAPAPFLTAEQTELLYSSSKAILREAGYVGAGTCEFLVGADGTVSFLEVNTRLQVEHPVTEEVSGIDLVREMFRIADGGELGYADPALRGHSMEFRINAEDAGRNFMPAPCTITRLNLPGGPGVRVDTGCEEGFTVPQAFDSMVAKLIVTGADRRQVLQRAGRALAEFEVGGMPTVIPFHRAVIEDPAFAPAGDEPFSVHTRWIETEFDNTVPPYDGTPGEPAGGEERERVTVEVGGKRLEVVLPAGLGAAAAPSAASPARKRGSRSKKSGGAAAAGGDSLVSPMQGTVVKVVAEDGAQVAEGDTVVVIEAMKMEQPLAAHKAGTVAGLSVSAGDTVSSGGVVCEIKDA from the coding sequence GTGCGTAAAGTTCTGATCGCCAACCGCGGCGAGATCGCGGTACGCGTGGCGCGCGCCTGCCGCGACGCCGGGCTGGGCAGCGTCGCGGTCTACGCCGACCCCGACCGGGACGCCCTGCACGCCAAGGTCGCCGACGAGGCCTACGCCCTGGGCGGGGACACCCCCGGCGAGAGCTACCTGTCCATCGCCAAGCTGCTCGACGTCGCGGCCCGCTCCGGCGCCGACGCGGTCCACCCCGGCTACGGCTTCCTCGCCGAGAACGCCGAGTTCGCCCAGGCCGTGATCGACGCCGGGCTGACCTGGATCGGCCCGCCGCCCTCGGCGATCACCGCGCTGGGCGACAAGGTCCAGGCCCGGCACATCGCGCAGAAGGTCGGCGCCCCCCTGGTGGCCGGCACCCCCGACCCGGTCTCCGGCGCCGAGGAGGTGGTGGCCTTCGCCGAGGAGCACGGCCTGCCGATCGCGATCAAGGCCGCCTTCGGCGGCGGCGGGCGCGGCCTCAAGGTCGTCCGGGAGATGGACCAGGTCGCCGACGCCTACGAGTCGGCGGTGCGCGAGGCGGTCACCGCGTTCGGCCGCGGCGAGTGCTTCGTGGAGCGCTACCTGGACCGGCCCCGGCACGTGGAGACCCAGTGCCTGGCCGATGCGCACGGCAACGTGGTGGTGGTCTCCACCCGGGACTGCTCGCTGCAGCGCCGGCACCAGAAGCTGGTCGAGGAGGCCCCGGCCCCGTTCCTCACCGCCGAGCAGACCGAGCTGCTCTACTCCTCCTCCAAGGCGATCCTGCGCGAGGCCGGCTACGTGGGCGCGGGCACCTGCGAGTTCCTGGTCGGCGCGGACGGCACCGTGTCGTTCCTGGAGGTCAACACCCGGCTCCAGGTGGAGCACCCGGTGACCGAGGAGGTCTCCGGGATCGACCTGGTCCGGGAGATGTTCCGGATCGCCGACGGCGGGGAGCTGGGCTACGCCGACCCGGCGCTGCGCGGGCACTCCATGGAGTTCCGGATCAACGCCGAGGACGCCGGGCGCAACTTCATGCCGGCCCCGTGCACCATCACCCGGCTGAACCTGCCCGGCGGCCCCGGGGTGCGGGTGGACACCGGCTGCGAGGAGGGCTTCACCGTCCCGCAGGCCTTCGACTCCATGGTCGCCAAGCTCATCGTGACCGGCGCCGACCGGCGCCAGGTGCTGCAGCGCGCCGGGCGCGCCCTGGCCGAGTTCGAGGTGGGCGGGATGCCCACCGTCATCCCCTTCCACCGCGCCGTCATCGAGGACCCGGCGTTCGCCCCCGCCGGCGATGAGCCGTTCTCGGTGCACACCCGGTGGATCGAGACCGAGTTCGACAACACGGTGCCGCCCTACGACGGGACGCCGGGCGAGCCGGCCGGCGGGGAGGAGCGCGAGCGGGTCACCGTCGAGGTGGGCGGCAAGCGCCTGGAGGTGGTGCTCCCGGCCGGGCTGGGCGCCGCCGCGGCCCCCTCCGCCGCCTCCCCGGCCCGCAAGCGCGGCTCCCGGTCCAAGAAGTCCGGCGGCGCCGCGGCGGCCGGCGGGGACTCGCTGGTCTCCCCGATGCAGGGCACCGTGGTCAAGGTGGTCGCCGAGGACGGCGCCCAGGTCGCCGAGGGCGACACCGTGGTGGTCATCGAGGCGATGAAGATGGAGCAGCCGCTGGCCGCGCACAAGGCCGGCACGGTGGCTGGCCTGTCGGTCTCGGCCGGCGACACCGTCTCCAGCGGCGGCGTCGTCTGCGAGATCAAGGACGCCTGA
- a CDS encoding putative leader peptide, with product MTNLWGLTERRHVDLCRVASQACR from the coding sequence GTGACGAACCTGTGGGGCTTGACCGAGCGACGGCACGTCGACCTGTGCCGCGTCGCCAGCCAGGCGTGTCGTTAG